A window of the Brassica napus cultivar Da-Ae chromosome C5, Da-Ae, whole genome shotgun sequence genome harbors these coding sequences:
- the LOC106355499 gene encoding uncharacterized protein LOC106355499: MGETFIEICLISARGLRIGPGFGCSLLKHQLHAVGWIDPKNKFCTTVSASRSDNPHSRTRVITSLDDDDNSMIHALYAEVYSRKPIFLTKKFHGSVFVPLKEFFTKYKNQKSSSGSVFEETISCQLTKENSSKPQGSVNVSIRIAAEKQDFEGSAGGVINLYQLPL, from the exons atGGGCGAAACCTTTATCGAAATCTGTTTGATATCAGCAAGAGGACTCCGCATCGGACCCGGATTCGGATGCTCACTACTGAAACACCAATTGCACGCCGTTGGATGGATCGATCCAAAAAACAAGTTTTGCACGACCGTCAGTGCTTCAAGATCAGACAACCCTCATTCGAGAACAAGGGTCATTACTTCACTCGACGATGATGACAATTCAATGATTCATGCCTTGTACGCTGAGGTTTATAGCAGAAAACCAATCTTCTTAACGAAGAAGTTTCATGGCTCTGTTTTTGTTCCCTTGAAAGAGTTTTTTACTAAGTATAAGAACCAGAAGAGTTCTTCTGGTTCTGTTTTTGAGGAAACCATAAGCTGTCAGCTCACGAAAGAGAACTCAAGTAAGCCTCAAGGGTCTGTTAATGTGTCTATTCGTATAGCTGCTGAAAAACAAGACTTTGAAGGTTCTGCTG GAGGAGTCATCAATCTCTACCAACTCCCGTTATAA
- the LOC106352769 gene encoding protein SRC2 homolog codes for MGKTLIEICLISARGLRVGTGFGSSLLKHQWYAVGWIDPESKYCTTIDASRSDNPLWRTKFAALLDDGDDDDDDSKIQALHVEVYSREPIFLRKKLHGSATVSLKEFLAKYKKQSSVVEETGSYQLRKVNSSKAQGFVDVSIRVSAERQDFGGFTGDFGGVMLSNNSGYNNTSGQNYMSGSSQHPFASLNQPSNPKPFSVQPDKHHSPMLNPLTNNASPQMQQPYYPPPPPMQQPYYPPPPPSTSNAGYMPSYIPRSENAVNIPSSSSSGGAGRGYTRPGPGGSAGLGAGAIVGAAAAFYGRDYLSGGFDLPTSLSLPNVSIPNISLPNVSIPNGSISIDPPF; via the exons ATGGggaaaaccctaatcgaaatcTGTTTGATATCAGCAAGAGGACTCCGCGTCGGAACCGGATTCGGATCCTCGCTGCTGAAACACCAATGGTACGCTGTCGGATGGATCGATCCAGAATCCAAGTATTGCACGACCATCGACGCTTCGAGATCAGACAACCCTCTTTGGAGAACAAAGTTCGCTGCTTTACTCGACGacggtgatgatgatgatgatgattccaaGATTCAGGCCTTGCACGTTGAGGTTTATAGCAGAGAACCAATCTTCTTGAGGAAGAAGCTTCATGGCTCTGCTACTGTCTCCTTGAAGGAGTTTCTTGCTAAGTATAAGAAACAGAGTTCGGTTGTTGAGGAAACCGGAAGCTATCAGCTTAGGAAGGTGAACTCAAGTAAGGCTCAAGGGTTTGTTGATGTGTCGATTCGTGTATCTGCTGAAAGACAAGACTTTGGTGGTTTTACTG GAGATTTTGGAGGAGTCATGCTCTCTAACAACTCCGGTTATAACAACACTTCAGGGCAAAACTACATGTCCGGTTCATCGCAGCATCCATTTGCTTCATTGAACCAGCCAAGCAATCCAAAGCCATTCTCAGTCCAGCCAGATAAGCACCACTCACCAATGCTTAATCCTCTAACGAACAACGCTTCCCCACAAATGCAGCAACCTTActatcctcctcctccaccaatGCAGCAACCTTACtatcctcctccaccaccatcaACTTCTAACGCAGGCTACATGCCTTCATACATACCGAGGTCGGAGAACGCTGTGAACattccatcatcatcatcatctggaGGGGCAGGAAGAGGGTATACAAGGCCTGGACCAGGGGGTTCTGCAGGACTGGGAGCTGGTGCAATAGTTGGAGCTGCTGCAGCTTTCTATGGCAGGGACTATCTATCAGGAGGATTCGACTTACCTACCAGCTTATCTCTCCCAAATGTCTCCATCCCAAATATCTCTCTCCCAAATGTCTCCATCCCAAATGGCTCCATTTCCATTGATCCTCCATTTTGA
- the LOC106352770 gene encoding probable E3 ubiquitin-protein ligase RHC1A: MSSGGNTHWCHRCQRAVRLHGRDPVCSYCGGGFVELLELPQASPFGMFRSHRDVVERDPTFDLMDAFSDFMRNRETRARSISSGPENFPGLAPLLIFGGQVPYRLSGIESLFNGGSPGIGIARGNHTGDYFFGPGLEELFEQLSAGTTTRSGPPPAPRSSIDALPTIKIAQRHLRSSDSNCAVCKDEFELGAEAKQMPCNHIYHSDCIVPWLVQHNSCPVCRQELPSATSSQNRTTTRNNRISSNERRSPFSSFWPFRSSGSTSNSTHNRGSSASNADGTDENHNYHQQQQSHMGYGGWPFDY; encoded by the coding sequence ATGTCAAGCGGTGGAAATACCCACTGGTGCCATAGATGCCAGCGTGCTGTCCGGCTACACGGACGAGACCCTGTATGTTCTTATTGTGGAGGAGGTTTTGTTGAACTGCTTGAACTCCCTCAAGCCAGCCCATTTGGTATGTTCAGATCTCACAGGGACGTCGTGGAACGTGATCCTACTTTTGATCTCATGGATGCTTTCTCCGACTTTATGAGGAACCGAGAAACCAGAGCAAGATCCATCAGCTCTGGTCCTGAGAACTTTCCCGGTCTGGCTCCTCTCTTAATTTTTGGTGGTCAGGTTCCTTACAGACTATCTGGAATCGAATCCCTCTTCAACGGCGGCTCGCCTGGCATCGGCATCGCACGTGGTAACCACACTGGTGACTACTTCTTCGGTCCTGGTCTTGAAGAGCTCTTTGAGCAGCTTTCAGCTGGGACTACTACTCGCAGCGGACCACCACCTGCTCCTAGATCTTCAATAGATGCATTGCCTACCATCAAGATCGCTCAGAGGCATCTTAGGTCTTCGGACTCCAACTGTGCTGTGTGCAAAGACGAATTTGAATTGGGAGCAGAGGCGAAACAGATGCCTTGTAACCATATCTATCATTCTGACTGCATCGTCCCGTGGCTGGTTCAGCATAACTCATGCCCGGTCTGTCGCCAAGAGCTGCCGTCAGCTACAAGTAGTCAAAACAGAACCACCACCAGAAACAACAGAATTAGTAGCAATGAAAGGAGGAGTCCTTTCTCTTCCTTCTGGCCATTTCGTTCGTCTGGTTCAACCTCAAACTCTACTCACAACCGCGGAAGCAGCGCAAGTAACGCGGATGGAACCGATGAGAACCATAACTACCATCAACAGCAACAGTCACATATGGGTTACGGTGGGTGGCCTTTTGATTACTAA